Proteins from a genomic interval of Desulfurispira natronophila:
- a CDS encoding DUF3108 domain-containing protein, whose translation MTFAVHRFRFWFALAAILLSSITAYASNSLTACYNAYYIFKVGETCITYTLNDREELEVESFARSAGMVNAVRRFTEESRSVLSLDPMQPKSFYQRQSNRRGSRVHDYIFEGDQVNYTVARFNTDGSLRRIESDTQDLPGVFEPYSLSLFIQLTGEQRGELPLFFGGETGSVEFRERGTSTIEAAGETFRTKRLDIIPKARDEDGALSPEGNWRFWIDKETGLLVQMRISVAVGSATITLSDMSGNKRLLERIKLPPL comes from the coding sequence ATGACATTCGCCGTACATCGCTTTCGCTTTTGGTTTGCACTGGCTGCAATACTTTTAAGCAGTATAACCGCCTATGCTTCCAATAGCCTCACAGCCTGCTATAACGCCTACTATATATTCAAGGTAGGCGAAACCTGTATTACTTACACACTGAATGATCGCGAGGAGCTTGAGGTGGAGTCCTTCGCCCGCAGCGCAGGAATGGTGAATGCGGTTCGGCGCTTTACAGAAGAGAGCCGTTCGGTGCTGTCGCTGGACCCCATGCAGCCCAAATCATTTTATCAGCGTCAATCCAATCGACGCGGCTCGCGAGTGCACGATTATATATTCGAAGGTGACCAAGTAAACTACACCGTAGCGCGCTTCAATACCGATGGATCGCTGCGACGCATTGAGTCCGACACGCAGGATCTTCCTGGCGTATTTGAGCCCTACTCCCTGAGCCTTTTCATCCAGTTGACCGGTGAACAGCGAGGCGAGCTTCCCCTTTTTTTTGGGGGAGAAACGGGTAGTGTGGAATTTCGTGAGCGGGGTACCAGTACTATTGAAGCTGCTGGAGAGACCTTTAGAACCAAACGGCTTGATATTATCCCCAAAGCTCGTGATGAGGATGGAGCCCTTTCTCCTGAGGGAAACTGGCGCTTCTGGATCGACAAGGAGACTGGGCTTTTGGTGCAAATGCGCATTAGTGTAGCGGTGGGGAGTGCCACCATTACTCTGAGTGATATGTCAGGTAACAAGCGACTTCTTGAGCGAATTAAACTTCCGCCCTTATAA
- a CDS encoding alpha/beta hydrolase codes for MKKNLLILFTTLLCAIAAALLWKYMQPVPPRLLPTDHHTGSPPSADTPFAEYLAQTRAMIVDVHQTMPHKKTLDKELLEFSIEANAPFEIPPSSQCPKVNGKAEKGILLVHGLTDSPYSMVALGKHLAQRCFLVRTVLLPGHGTVPGDLLDIDYQQWIGTVEYGLHQLNQDAHQVFMGGYSTGGTLAIQQALEGMTPLQGLILIAPAIAIDSPFARALPAVTRLASWLRKADDADLVKYESFAFNAALQVQRLIEHNQMLLHHRPVSVPLFIAATADDATVSTWHTQQFFAEQAPHPHSRLLLFQKSQTDSFDAEQRTWVFNSYLPQQNIYHFSHISLPYPPDDPHYGKDGRYRNCLHYSDADDVKRCRKSFNAWSGEVFIRDSKQGYALRRLTYNPRFDDMLNQIDKWLELFDQQETPPPSTARESVSG; via the coding sequence ATGAAAAAAAACCTTCTGATACTGTTTACCACTCTACTGTGCGCCATTGCCGCGGCACTGCTGTGGAAATACATGCAACCGGTTCCCCCACGCCTGCTGCCCACTGATCACCATACGGGCTCCCCCCCCAGTGCCGATACTCCCTTTGCTGAATATCTTGCACAAACCCGGGCTATGATTGTGGATGTGCATCAAACCATGCCCCACAAAAAAACTTTGGACAAAGAGCTTCTTGAGTTCAGCATCGAGGCCAACGCACCCTTCGAAATCCCACCTTCGTCCCAGTGCCCGAAAGTAAACGGTAAAGCGGAAAAAGGCATTTTGCTGGTACACGGATTGACTGACTCTCCATATAGTATGGTTGCCCTGGGAAAGCACTTGGCGCAGCGATGTTTCCTCGTTCGTACCGTCCTCTTGCCGGGTCATGGCACTGTCCCGGGTGACCTGCTGGACATTGATTACCAGCAGTGGATTGGGACGGTCGAATACGGACTGCACCAATTGAATCAAGATGCGCATCAGGTATTTATGGGAGGCTACTCCACTGGAGGCACCTTGGCTATCCAGCAAGCCCTGGAAGGCATGACCCCGCTACAAGGTTTGATACTCATTGCCCCTGCCATAGCCATAGACAGCCCTTTTGCGCGGGCCCTGCCCGCTGTAACCCGTCTGGCGAGCTGGTTGCGTAAAGCCGACGACGCCGATCTGGTGAAATATGAGTCTTTTGCCTTTAATGCGGCCTTGCAGGTTCAGCGTCTGATTGAGCACAACCAGATGCTTTTGCACCACAGACCGGTATCGGTCCCGTTATTTATCGCTGCAACAGCTGATGATGCCACGGTAAGCACTTGGCATACCCAGCAGTTTTTTGCCGAGCAGGCGCCCCATCCTCATAGTCGTCTGCTCCTCTTTCAAAAAAGCCAAACTGACTCCTTTGATGCTGAACAGCGCACCTGGGTTTTCAACAGTTACTTGCCACAGCAGAATATCTATCACTTTTCCCACATCAGTCTCCCCTATCCTCCCGATGACCCCCATTATGGTAAAGATGGGCGTTATCGTAACTGCCTGCACTACTCCGATGCCGATGATGTGAAGCGCTGTCGCAAGTCATTTAATGCCTGGTCTGGCGAGGTGTTTATCAGGGACAGTAAGCAAGGCTATGCTTTGCGGCGCCTAACCTACAATCCCCGCTTTGATGATATGCTGAATCAGATCGATAAGTGGCTCGAGCTCTTCGACCAGCAAGAAACGCCTCCACCCTCCACTGCCCGTGAATCTGTTTCAGGTTGA
- the dnaG gene encoding DNA primase, with translation MRKIRPSSIERVLAATDIAAIIGAHVHLRKAGGRLKGLCPFHQEKTPSFSVDPEKRLYHCFGCQAGGNSVSFLMEKQGMGFVEAIEYLAERSGVELEYESGAEPQVDNHREHLLALNRRVLLSFRNQLAKVSSAQQYLQSRHLTQRTIDDFGLGYADGREESLQELFEDSRDDLLELGLLAQDQDRVYDRFRQRIMFPLWDVRGQVVGFAGRDLSGRSPAKYMNSPESDLFDKKRLLYGYHLARGAIRTRRRAFVVEGYFDVIRAHQCGLTETVAIMGTSFSVHHARLLGPQTAVYLVFDGDSAGFKAALRSSEILTQCDIIARVVFLPEGEDPDSFLQRNTPERFEELVASARDIGEFLIDQRINSGQGDVASLAVAVKELREFIARIPDSIKRQAYTNYLRELTHIDPFGQGAKPSLRSGSPATGIRRPGNVARKNTRHHKKPIDKMYVEKYLLRVMFHSDDLFEEISHALGGDMLSSPFSELKNHATKLHLQDADLDEIQKNLSQGALGEALEQVMQIDLGEVDIEQMRHEINHKIENLYLRKRHQALKRRLFASPAEASGSDVSEPERQQMLQELMDIQRELSL, from the coding sequence ATGAGAAAAATTCGTCCATCCAGCATCGAGCGGGTTCTCGCCGCTACAGATATTGCCGCTATTATTGGCGCACACGTACATCTTCGCAAAGCTGGCGGCAGGCTCAAGGGCCTGTGTCCCTTCCACCAGGAAAAGACTCCCTCTTTTAGTGTTGACCCTGAGAAAAGATTATATCACTGCTTCGGATGCCAGGCAGGGGGGAACAGCGTCAGCTTTTTGATGGAAAAACAAGGGATGGGTTTTGTGGAGGCCATTGAGTATCTGGCGGAGCGTTCAGGGGTGGAGCTTGAGTATGAGTCCGGTGCCGAGCCCCAGGTTGACAATCACAGGGAGCATTTGCTGGCCCTGAATCGCCGCGTCCTGTTGAGCTTTCGCAATCAGCTGGCCAAGGTCTCTTCTGCCCAGCAGTATCTGCAGTCACGCCACTTGACCCAGCGCACCATTGATGACTTTGGTTTGGGTTACGCCGATGGTCGTGAGGAATCACTGCAGGAACTTTTTGAAGACTCCCGTGATGATTTGTTGGAGCTCGGTTTGCTGGCCCAGGATCAAGATCGTGTCTACGATCGCTTTCGCCAGCGCATCATGTTTCCCCTCTGGGATGTGCGGGGCCAGGTGGTGGGCTTTGCCGGTCGGGACCTTTCCGGGCGCAGTCCGGCCAAGTATATGAACTCCCCCGAATCGGATCTGTTTGATAAAAAACGTCTGCTCTACGGTTACCACCTGGCCAGAGGAGCTATACGTACCCGTCGTCGCGCCTTTGTGGTGGAGGGATATTTCGATGTTATTCGGGCCCACCAATGTGGCCTGACGGAGACGGTGGCCATTATGGGTACCAGTTTCTCCGTCCACCACGCCCGCCTGCTGGGTCCCCAGACGGCGGTATACCTTGTCTTCGATGGTGACTCGGCGGGGTTCAAGGCCGCTCTGCGCAGCAGTGAAATTTTGACTCAGTGTGACATCATCGCACGGGTGGTTTTTTTGCCGGAAGGCGAAGATCCGGACTCTTTTTTGCAACGCAACACACCCGAGCGTTTTGAGGAATTGGTGGCCAGCGCCAGGGACATCGGTGAGTTTCTCATTGATCAGCGCATCAACAGCGGTCAGGGCGATGTGGCGAGTTTGGCAGTGGCCGTAAAAGAGTTGCGGGAGTTTATCGCACGTATTCCCGACAGCATTAAGCGGCAGGCTTACACCAATTACCTGCGGGAATTAACTCATATAGACCCCTTTGGGCAGGGAGCAAAGCCATCCTTGCGGAGTGGTTCACCAGCTACGGGTATCCGTAGGCCCGGTAATGTTGCCAGAAAAAACACTCGTCACCATAAAAAGCCCATTGATAAAATGTACGTGGAGAAATACCTTCTTAGAGTAATGTTTCATTCAGATGACCTGTTTGAGGAGATTTCCCACGCCTTGGGAGGCGATATGCTCAGTTCACCGTTCAGTGAACTGAAAAACCATGCCACCAAACTCCACCTGCAGGATGCCGATCTGGACGAGATTCAAAAAAATCTTTCCCAGGGAGCCTTGGGTGAAGCCCTGGAGCAGGTGATGCAAATCGACCTGGGCGAAGTTGATATAGAACAGATGCGCCACGAAATAAACCACAAGATAGAAAACCTGTATTTGCGCAAACGTCACCAGGCGCTGAAGCGACGCCTCTTTGCCTCCCCGGCGGAGGCGTCTGGCTCAGATGTCAGTGAACCGGAGCGGCAACAGATGCTACAGGAACTTATGGATATCCAAAGGGAGCTTTCACTTTGA
- the rpoD gene encoding RNA polymerase sigma factor RpoD, producing MKSTTVEDQKLFTSLMERSKERGFITYEELNEHLPKGNNDPQLIESIIENLSRIGIRLVATSKLKSKSLDGADELTAYIKEQRAAIEREEAEGDETREESTSEETEETTLDLTPDTSFRTDDPVRLYLKEMGTVPLLTREGEVDIAKKIEAGYEKIISSLIVIPKAVSTLQEMAGRLEQGEISLKDIIMLDDEVGSMGIIGNSTSYEEDEENEEGEDAATTQHVRTENATEMRDFVVESVQKIASMSDLLHEYRNQGDTDRYHDCIETITATISEIRLTNETISRISNMIKEQYQQLRKSHSEVNKITKLTGLAVEDLRYLCSEEAPVSHVESAASKSSMRLEDFQRLLAKVTNNVRTMDEIEQDMGINIPDLMSIVQKVREGEEESKSAKMQLIEANLRLVVSIAKKYTNRGLQFLDLIQEGNIGLMKAVDKFEYRRGYKFSTYATWWIRQAITRAIADQARTIRIPVHMIETINKLIRTSRNLVQELGREPTPEEIAEKMELPVERVRKVLKIAKEPISLETPIGEEEDSSLGDFIEDKNSVSPADAVISFNLKEQVRSVLHTLNAREAEVLKLRFGIDTDSDHTLEEVGKKFSVTRERIRQIEAKALRKLRHPTRSKVLRTFLEP from the coding sequence ATGAAGAGCACCACCGTCGAAGATCAAAAACTCTTTACCAGCCTGATGGAGCGCAGCAAGGAGCGAGGGTTCATCACCTACGAGGAACTCAACGAACATCTGCCCAAGGGAAACAACGATCCGCAGCTGATTGAGTCCATTATTGAGAATCTCAGTCGCATCGGCATCCGTCTGGTGGCTACCAGCAAGCTTAAAAGCAAATCCCTGGACGGAGCTGACGAGCTCACTGCCTATATCAAGGAGCAGCGTGCGGCTATTGAGCGGGAGGAAGCTGAGGGTGACGAAACAAGGGAGGAGAGCACTTCCGAGGAAACGGAAGAAACCACTCTCGACCTTACCCCTGACACTTCTTTTCGCACAGACGACCCGGTGCGACTCTACCTCAAGGAAATGGGCACTGTTCCCCTGCTTACCCGTGAGGGAGAGGTGGACATTGCCAAGAAAATCGAGGCGGGATATGAAAAGATAATCAGTTCTCTGATTGTCATTCCCAAGGCCGTCAGCACTCTGCAGGAGATGGCCGGACGCCTGGAGCAGGGTGAAATCAGCCTCAAAGATATCATCATGCTGGATGACGAAGTGGGCAGCATGGGTATTATTGGCAACAGCACTTCCTACGAGGAAGATGAAGAAAACGAAGAGGGCGAAGACGCTGCCACCACTCAGCACGTTCGTACGGAAAATGCTACGGAAATGCGGGATTTTGTAGTGGAGTCAGTACAGAAGATCGCCAGCATGAGCGACCTGCTGCATGAGTACCGCAACCAGGGAGATACCGACCGGTACCATGACTGTATCGAGACTATAACCGCTACCATATCGGAAATTCGCCTGACCAACGAAACCATCTCCCGCATCAGTAATATGATCAAGGAGCAATATCAACAACTTCGCAAAAGCCACAGCGAAGTTAACAAGATTACCAAGCTCACCGGCCTGGCAGTTGAGGATCTTCGCTACCTGTGCTCGGAAGAAGCCCCTGTGAGTCATGTGGAGTCTGCAGCCAGCAAAAGCAGCATGCGCCTTGAGGACTTTCAGCGTTTGCTGGCAAAAGTGACGAACAACGTGCGCACCATGGATGAGATAGAGCAGGATATGGGAATCAACATCCCCGATCTGATGAGTATTGTGCAGAAAGTGCGCGAGGGTGAGGAAGAGTCAAAGTCTGCCAAAATGCAGCTGATCGAGGCAAACCTGCGCCTGGTCGTTTCTATTGCCAAGAAATACACCAACCGTGGGTTGCAATTTCTCGATCTGATCCAGGAAGGCAATATAGGCCTTATGAAAGCGGTGGATAAGTTTGAGTACCGCCGCGGTTACAAGTTCTCTACCTACGCCACCTGGTGGATACGTCAGGCTATAACCCGCGCCATAGCGGACCAGGCCCGCACCATTCGTATCCCGGTGCATATGATCGAGACTATCAACAAGCTCATTCGCACCAGCCGCAATCTGGTACAGGAGCTTGGCAGAGAGCCCACCCCCGAGGAAATTGCAGAAAAAATGGAGTTGCCGGTGGAGCGAGTGCGCAAGGTGCTAAAGATCGCCAAGGAGCCCATTAGCCTGGAAACTCCTATTGGTGAAGAGGAGGACTCGTCCCTGGGGGACTTTATCGAAGACAAGAATAGCGTTTCTCCTGCCGATGCAGTCATCAGTTTCAACCTCAAAGAGCAAGTGCGCTCGGTTCTGCATACACTCAATGCCAGGGAAGCAGAAGTACTCAAACTGCGATTTGGAATTGATACAGACAGTGACCACACCCTGGAGGAAGTGGGCAAAAAATTCAGTGTCACCAGGGAGCGCATACGCCAGATCGAGGCAAAGGCACTGCGCAAACTGCGCCATCCAACTCGCAGCAAGGTTTTGCGTACATTCCTGGAGCCCTGA
- a CDS encoding pyridoxal-phosphate-dependent aminotransferase family protein, with protein MQKSYLMAPGPTPVPEQVALRMAAPAIHHRTPQFSRLFRETHEGLKYLLQTENDVLMLASSGSGAMEGAVVNAMSSSEKAIVINGGKFGERWGKICEAYGLEVLWLNYPWGAPADPAQVEELLLQHENVGAVFVQACDTASTVAHPVACLGKLVQKHPRTLLVVDGITAVGAADIAMDRDGIDMLLVGSQKALMLPPGLACVGVSTKAWEKISQSDMPRFYFDFQKERKALAKDTTAYTPAASLITGLHEVLAMIRQEGLAHLHKRTELLARAARAGLQALGLELLAPAAPAASCSGARLPESLDGKALVRYLRDTMGVTVAGGQDHLEGKIIRINHMGYVDSFDIVTALAALEMALHRFGQPVKLGQGVAAAQEILLERYPS; from the coding sequence ATGCAAAAATCGTATCTCATGGCCCCCGGTCCCACTCCGGTTCCCGAGCAAGTGGCCCTGCGAATGGCTGCCCCCGCTATCCATCACCGAACTCCTCAGTTCTCTCGCCTGTTTCGCGAAACCCACGAAGGCCTCAAGTATTTGCTACAGACAGAAAATGATGTGCTGATGCTGGCCAGCAGTGGTTCCGGTGCTATGGAAGGAGCGGTGGTAAACGCCATGAGCTCCAGCGAGAAGGCTATTGTCATCAATGGTGGCAAGTTCGGCGAGCGCTGGGGCAAGATATGTGAGGCTTATGGGCTGGAAGTTCTGTGGCTCAACTACCCCTGGGGAGCTCCAGCTGATCCGGCCCAGGTGGAAGAGCTGCTCTTGCAGCACGAGAATGTGGGAGCAGTCTTTGTGCAAGCCTGTGATACAGCATCCACGGTAGCCCATCCTGTGGCCTGCCTGGGGAAGTTGGTACAAAAACATCCTCGCACACTGCTGGTAGTTGATGGTATTACCGCCGTGGGAGCTGCTGATATTGCTATGGACCGGGACGGTATTGACATGCTCCTGGTGGGCTCCCAAAAGGCACTGATGTTGCCACCAGGCCTGGCCTGCGTGGGGGTAAGTACGAAAGCCTGGGAGAAGATCAGCCAGTCGGATATGCCCCGGTTCTACTTTGACTTTCAAAAAGAACGCAAAGCACTGGCCAAAGACACTACGGCCTATACTCCAGCTGCTTCCCTCATAACTGGCCTCCATGAGGTTTTGGCTATGATTCGCCAAGAGGGATTGGCTCATCTGCACAAACGCACTGAGCTGTTGGCCCGCGCCGCCCGTGCAGGTCTGCAAGCCCTGGGGCTGGAGCTCTTGGCTCCTGCCGCTCCAGCTGCATCCTGCAGCGGTGCCAGGTTACCCGAGTCTCTTGACGGCAAAGCTCTTGTCCGCTACCTCAGAGACACTATGGGTGTCACCGTTGCTGGCGGCCAGGACCACCTGGAAGGAAAAATTATTCGTATAAACCACATGGGCTATGTTGACAGCTTTGATATAGTAACGGCCCTCGCGGCCTTGGAAATGGCACTGCACCGTTTTGGGCAGCCAGTAAAACTGGGGCAGGGTGTAGCCGCGGCCCAGGAAATACTTCTGGAAAGGTATCCATCATGA
- a CDS encoding NAD(P)-dependent oxidoreductase produces the protein MKIVVCDRLEPQAEARLQQQCSNLVLLQSPDRDEIICQATDADALIVRSHTTIDRSIIEACPSLRVIGRAGSGSYNIDVEAASKNGIVVLHTPVISSTSTAELTIALMIGAARKLGQAVDSLQQGLWDRGALKGIELSGETLGIVGYGNIGKRVGEIARAMGMEVLAHDPYVRYQPGESPTINMLERDEMLRRSRVVVVTCPLTDETRGMCDGAFFNAMADDSLFVNVGHGLVVDEEALVAAIDQNKLFGAALDVFAQEPADAQAAVVAHPRILTTPHIGAATRKAQEGVCQDVVDKVLGFLESGYISGSINMPVIGEGGELNISGYVDLAGKLASMVSQLDEETSSLQLHVHGRLAFGETSALESRVAREFLQARNIDANDINGRFLLGDHRISFSLHTREQGASFVNEVQLQTDNYRIKGTLLADKYPRIVEVNEFKVEAIPQGTMLFFRNYDRPGVIGNLGQLLGARNINVANMRLGFRGDDEAIAMVNIDTTVDSHTIDEITRIENIIDCYQLEFT, from the coding sequence ATGAAAATCGTAGTATGTGATCGGCTGGAGCCGCAAGCCGAAGCCAGACTACAGCAGCAGTGCTCTAACCTGGTTCTCCTTCAATCCCCCGATCGCGACGAAATCATTTGCCAGGCTACGGATGCTGATGCTCTTATTGTGCGCAGTCACACTACAATCGACCGCAGTATCATAGAGGCTTGCCCTTCATTGCGGGTTATTGGCCGTGCCGGCTCCGGCTCCTATAATATTGATGTAGAAGCCGCCAGCAAAAACGGCATTGTCGTACTCCATACTCCTGTAATCTCCAGTACCTCAACTGCCGAACTGACTATCGCTCTTATGATTGGGGCAGCTCGCAAGCTGGGACAAGCCGTGGATAGCCTGCAGCAGGGGTTGTGGGATCGTGGTGCCCTCAAGGGTATTGAGCTTTCGGGGGAGACTCTGGGTATTGTCGGTTATGGAAATATTGGTAAGCGTGTTGGCGAAATCGCTCGGGCCATGGGTATGGAGGTATTGGCCCACGATCCCTATGTTCGCTACCAGCCAGGAGAAAGTCCCACAATCAATATGTTGGAGCGCGACGAGATGCTGCGCCGCTCCCGAGTAGTGGTCGTAACCTGCCCCCTTACTGATGAAACCCGGGGGATGTGTGACGGTGCTTTCTTCAACGCCATGGCAGACGACTCGCTGTTTGTCAACGTGGGACATGGCCTGGTGGTAGACGAAGAGGCCCTGGTGGCTGCCATTGACCAGAATAAGCTTTTCGGAGCGGCCCTGGATGTATTTGCCCAGGAGCCTGCTGACGCACAGGCTGCGGTAGTCGCTCATCCCCGAATCTTGACTACCCCCCACATTGGTGCTGCCACCCGCAAGGCCCAGGAGGGTGTATGTCAGGATGTTGTTGACAAGGTGCTTGGGTTCTTGGAAAGCGGCTACATATCAGGCTCCATCAATATGCCGGTCATTGGTGAGGGCGGAGAGCTGAATATCTCCGGCTATGTAGATCTGGCCGGCAAACTGGCTTCCATGGTTTCGCAGTTGGACGAGGAAACCAGCTCCTTACAGCTTCATGTGCATGGACGCCTTGCCTTTGGCGAAACATCTGCCCTTGAAAGCCGCGTGGCACGAGAATTTTTGCAGGCTCGAAACATTGATGCCAACGATATCAATGGCCGCTTTTTACTGGGAGATCACCGTATTTCCTTTAGTTTGCATACCCGTGAGCAAGGAGCTTCCTTTGTTAACGAAGTGCAGTTGCAGACCGATAACTACCGTATAAAGGGAACCTTGCTGGCAGACAAATATCCTCGTATTGTCGAAGTGAATGAGTTCAAAGTGGAAGCTATTCCCCAGGGAACCATGCTCTTTTTCCGCAACTACGATCGACCAGGGGTTATCGGCAACCTGGGGCAGCTGCTGGGAGCCCGCAATATCAACGTGGCCAATATGCGTCTGGGTTTTCGCGGTGATGATGAAGCTATCGCTATGGTCAATATTGATACCACTGTTGATTCCCACACTATTGATGAAATTACCCGAATCGAAAATATTATCGACTGCTATCAACTGGAGTTCACATGA
- the hisZ gene encoding ATP phosphoribosyltransferase regulatory subunit — translation MNRTPQEPRDIPKGFRAYLSQEAEALASTEASLVQTFANWGYERLYTPSLEYEDVIGRGLNDRILTNSYRIIDTLTGRVLLLRPDFTPSIARAYSTATTQLGQCARLCYSGPVFRSINKHEGNRAQTWQAGCEFFGCDSLFADQEIIELCLQAVQKVNSHNLNLVLTHSGFIRGVLQALEVAPAIEQAMVETLHRKDATDLEALLAESGTTYSNREVLLKLPSLIGDQAVIEKARDLVINPVSLAALDELQTLVEMLSDLDVTITIDLSELSNLNYYTGCSFELYDEDCDIKVAGGGRYDNLTAKYDCPTPAVGFAINTSHLCTAGQTGETQPNLDYFVYSESDDLQKVQQEVQRLRSEGQRVSWSLAEGASSWKGRAVNSLQLP, via the coding sequence ATGAACCGCACCCCTCAGGAACCTCGCGATATTCCCAAGGGATTTCGGGCCTACCTGAGTCAGGAGGCTGAGGCCCTGGCTTCTACCGAGGCTTCCCTTGTCCAGACCTTTGCTAACTGGGGTTATGAGCGCCTCTACACCCCCAGCCTGGAGTACGAGGATGTCATTGGTCGAGGTCTCAATGACCGCATTCTCACCAACAGCTATCGCATCATTGATACCCTCACTGGGCGGGTACTGCTGTTACGCCCCGACTTTACCCCATCTATCGCCCGTGCCTACTCTACTGCCACAACGCAGCTGGGTCAGTGTGCCCGCTTATGCTACAGCGGTCCCGTCTTTCGCTCTATTAACAAGCATGAAGGCAACCGAGCCCAAACCTGGCAGGCTGGATGTGAGTTCTTTGGTTGCGATTCACTTTTTGCTGATCAGGAGATTATTGAGCTGTGCCTGCAGGCGGTGCAAAAGGTAAACTCTCACAATCTCAACCTGGTATTGACCCACAGCGGTTTTATTCGCGGAGTACTGCAAGCACTGGAGGTTGCGCCTGCTATAGAGCAGGCTATGGTGGAGACTCTGCATCGCAAAGATGCCACCGACCTGGAGGCTCTGCTAGCAGAGTCGGGGACCACCTACTCCAACCGAGAAGTTTTGCTGAAGTTGCCATCCCTTATTGGAGACCAGGCAGTGATTGAAAAGGCGCGAGACCTGGTGATCAATCCTGTTTCGCTGGCTGCTCTGGACGAGCTGCAAACTCTGGTGGAAATGCTGAGCGACCTTGATGTCACTATCACGATCGACCTCTCAGAGCTTTCTAACCTCAATTATTATACTGGCTGCAGTTTTGAATTGTATGATGAGGATTGTGATATCAAGGTCGCCGGAGGCGGCCGCTACGATAATCTTACTGCCAAATACGACTGCCCGACCCCTGCCGTAGGCTTTGCCATCAATACGAGCCACTTGTGTACTGCCGGACAAACTGGCGAGACCCAGCCAAACCTGGATTATTTTGTCTACAGTGAAAGTGATGACCTGCAAAAAGTGCAGCAGGAAGTGCAGCGTCTGCGCAGTGAAGGACAACGGGTCAGCTGGTCCCTGGCTGAAGGCGCATCCAGCTGGAAAGGGCGGGCCGTTAACAGTCTGCAGCTCCCCTGA
- a CDS encoding adenylosuccinate synthase, translating into MANLVILGAQWGDEGKGKIVDLLSEKSDIVVRYQGGHNAGHTVKVGDDETILHLIPSGILHPGKMCIIGQGVVVDPKALLDEIEGLEKKGIEVAGRLLISDRANLIMPYHQVIDKSNESHRGEKKIGTTGRGIGPCYADKMARIGIRFVDLLETELFAERLADNLQNYNYILEKLYHHPDLKFAQIFAEYEAYGKRLAPYIADTSQYLAEATAQGRKIMFEGAQGTLLDVDNGTYPYVTSSSCCTGGSLTGSGIGPHGLNQVVGVMKAYTTRVGEGPFPTELFDKDGEKLRSVGHEFGATTGRPRRCGWFDAVVGRYAVRTNGLTGLALTKLDVLDDFETIKICTGYLVDGEKITHFPASLTKLRKVEPVYEELPGWKSSTVGAKSEADLPANAVRYIRRIEELVECRAILVSTGPKRDQTYITEEFSQLLS; encoded by the coding sequence ATGGCCAATCTCGTAATTCTCGGCGCCCAGTGGGGCGATGAAGGCAAAGGAAAAATCGTCGACCTGCTCTCGGAAAAATCTGACATTGTCGTTCGCTACCAGGGTGGCCACAATGCCGGTCATACGGTCAAGGTGGGTGACGATGAAACCATACTGCACCTGATTCCCAGTGGTATTCTCCACCCCGGCAAGATGTGTATCATTGGCCAGGGGGTAGTCGTAGACCCAAAGGCCCTGCTGGACGAGATTGAGGGGCTGGAAAAAAAAGGCATAGAGGTGGCAGGACGCCTGCTGATATCAGATCGCGCCAACCTCATCATGCCCTATCACCAGGTTATCGACAAATCCAATGAAAGTCACCGGGGTGAGAAAAAAATTGGTACGACCGGACGAGGTATCGGTCCCTGTTATGCAGACAAGATGGCTCGCATCGGCATTCGTTTTGTGGATCTGCTGGAAACTGAACTCTTTGCCGAGCGCTTGGCAGACAATCTGCAAAATTACAACTATATTTTGGAAAAGTTGTACCACCACCCGGATCTGAAGTTTGCCCAAATTTTCGCCGAGTACGAGGCTTATGGCAAGCGTTTGGCGCCATATATAGCTGATACTTCACAATACCTGGCAGAAGCCACAGCGCAGGGCCGCAAAATCATGTTTGAGGGCGCTCAGGGAACTCTGCTTGATGTGGACAATGGCACCTACCCCTATGTGACCTCTTCCTCATGTTGCACCGGTGGCAGCCTGACTGGCAGTGGCATTGGTCCACATGGTCTGAACCAAGTGGTAGGTGTCATGAAAGCGTATACCACTCGTGTGGGCGAAGGTCCTTTTCCCACTGAGCTTTTTGATAAGGACGGAGAAAAGTTGCGATCCGTAGGTCACGAGTTTGGAGCCACTACTGGTCGTCCACGTCGCTGTGGCTGGTTTGATGCCGTAGTAGGCCGTTATGCGGTTCGCACCAATGGCCTTACCGGCCTGGCCCTGACCAAACTGGATGTGCTTGATGACTTTGAGACCATTAAAATTTGCACCGGCTATCTTGTAGATGGGGAAAAAATCACTCATTTCCCCGCCAGTTTGACCAAACTTCGCAAGGTGGAGCCGGTATACGAGGAGCTTCCCGGTTGGAAAAGCTCTACCGTTGGTGCCAAAAGTGAGGCCGACCTTCCTGCCAATGCTGTCCGCTATATTCGTCGCATTGAAGAGCTGGTAGAGTGTCGCGCCATTCTGGTATCTACTGGCCCTAAGCGTGATCAGACCTATATTACTGAAGAGTTTAGCCAGCTACTCTCATGA